In one Ignavibacteriales bacterium genomic region, the following are encoded:
- a CDS encoding PAS domain S-box protein, with protein MKNIDKTKDELLQELNALKQENAVLKVRYEKDISEPKPEEDALRKSEQQIRTFLDSTSDMAFLKDESFRHIIVNSSLCKFYGKTENEIIGKTDFDLMPEEAALQCRKTDEQTLQLIALITSEEVIGDRYYETLKFPVEISKEKKGVGAYISDITERKRNEETLKIRNQNLASLNNIAIELASIQEGNDLYRIIVNNLKNLTGASLATFGLYDFHTREIHVKHTAFDKNIDEDLTKALGGEKLMEKSFPVDDEVRRVLIQDPVKFQSTLTDVTFGVVPSAIGKLIQKIEGFDRFVGIAYIVDDELYGTSVLSFKTDQTNPSLEILNLFANMVAVSLKRKLAEQARNESEEKFRSYIEHSPFGIYVTDDTGHYCDCNRVALELVGYTREELLNMSITDITPVEESEMHVKKLKEEGYIFIETFLIRKNKSKVPVLLEAVRLPNNMLMAYCTDITERKRAEELLRKSEEKYRSIFENIQDVYFEVSMDGTILEVSPSIEIMSRGGYHRNDFIGKSMHDFYAITSGGQTLLSLLKEQGSVIDNEIVFKNNDGSHIPCSISVKINLDSEGRPEKIIGSMHDITERKRAEESIIERENFLNTLLDAIPIPVFYKDKAGRYLGFNKAYETFFGTSRNEIIGKTVFEISPPELAEVYNAKDIELLENGVIQRYEFQIKTKHDLIRDVIFNKAVFTDNSGKVNGLIGTILDITERKQVEEKLRTSEAKFRAVAELSPMAIYSSSGSDRKAVYINDTFYKIFGFSMEDVPTVGQWWIKAFPDEKYRQKVIDQWVYNIEQANKNNRDVEALECVCTCKDGSEKIIVWVGKTIGEEFWAFGYDITERKQMEKWLMESEKEFRTLSESMPQIVWITTADGWNIYFNKQWVDYTGMTLEESYGNGWNKPFHPEDQQKAWDTWQNAIKNNDIYSIESRLRRADGVYNWFLIRGVPLMDEHGNILKWFGTCTDINEIKHTEEEIKKKATELERFNRLAAGREIKMIELKQKVNELSEQLGLAKPHALDFLTEIKNENSKNFNNKLPGEKIL; from the coding sequence ATGAAAAATATTGATAAAACTAAAGACGAACTTTTACAAGAATTGAATGCGCTAAAACAAGAGAATGCAGTTCTAAAAGTCAGGTATGAAAAAGATATTAGTGAGCCCAAGCCGGAGGAGGATGCTTTGCGAAAGAGTGAGCAACAGATTCGGACATTCCTTGATTCGACTTCGGACATGGCATTTCTTAAAGATGAAAGCTTCCGTCATATTATTGTAAATAGTTCTTTGTGTAAATTCTACGGTAAAACAGAAAATGAAATTATCGGTAAAACCGATTTTGATCTGATGCCCGAAGAAGCCGCACTACAATGCAGAAAGACGGATGAACAAACTCTGCAATTGATTGCTCTAATTACTTCCGAAGAAGTTATTGGTGACAGATATTATGAGACGCTAAAATTTCCCGTCGAAATTTCAAAGGAAAAAAAGGGTGTTGGTGCATATATCAGTGACATTACTGAACGCAAGCGAAATGAAGAAACGCTTAAAATAAGGAATCAGAATTTAGCTTCTCTAAATAATATTGCTATCGAGCTCGCTTCTATTCAGGAAGGAAACGATTTGTACAGAATTATAGTTAATAACCTTAAAAACCTCACCGGCGCTTCACTCGCAACTTTTGGATTGTACGATTTTCATACACGGGAGATTCATGTAAAACATACCGCATTCGACAAAAATATTGATGAAGATCTTACAAAGGCACTTGGTGGGGAAAAACTGATGGAGAAAAGTTTTCCGGTCGATGATGAAGTCAGAAGAGTTCTTATACAAGACCCGGTAAAATTTCAATCAACATTAACGGATGTAACATTCGGCGTTGTCCCTTCAGCAATCGGGAAACTCATACAGAAGATTGAGGGTTTCGATAGATTTGTAGGCATTGCATACATTGTTGATGATGAATTATACGGCACTTCAGTGTTGAGTTTTAAAACTGATCAAACCAATCCTTCTCTTGAAATTTTGAATTTGTTTGCCAACATGGTAGCTGTTTCACTTAAACGTAAGCTGGCTGAGCAAGCCCGGAATGAAAGCGAAGAAAAATTTCGTTCATATATAGAGCATTCTCCTTTCGGTATATATGTTACGGATGATACCGGACATTATTGCGATTGCAATCGTGTTGCACTTGAGCTGGTTGGTTACACACGTGAAGAACTTTTAAATATGAGCATTACGGATATAACTCCTGTTGAAGAAAGCGAAATGCACGTCAAAAAATTGAAAGAGGAAGGATATATCTTTATCGAAACTTTCCTTATTCGGAAAAATAAATCTAAGGTCCCGGTTTTGTTAGAGGCGGTTAGATTGCCCAACAATATGTTAATGGCTTATTGTACCGATATTACTGAACGCAAGCGGGCTGAAGAATTATTACGTAAAAGCGAAGAAAAATACCGCAGCATCTTTGAGAACATTCAGGATGTGTACTTTGAGGTATCGATGGACGGAACGATCCTCGAGGTGAGTCCTTCCATCGAGATCATGTCAAGAGGAGGATATCATCGCAATGATTTCATCGGGAAGTCGATGCACGATTTTTATGCTATTACAAGCGGGGGGCAAACTCTCCTTTCGTTATTAAAAGAACAAGGCAGTGTTATTGATAATGAGATCGTTTTTAAGAACAATGATGGTTCACACATACCGTGTTCTATTTCTGTAAAGATAAATTTGGATTCTGAAGGACGACCCGAAAAAATTATTGGCAGTATGCATGACATTACAGAACGCAAACGGGCAGAAGAATCAATAATCGAAAGGGAAAATTTTCTAAACACATTGCTCGATGCAATTCCGATCCCTGTGTTTTACAAGGATAAAGCCGGACGATATTTAGGTTTTAATAAAGCTTATGAAACATTTTTTGGTACCTCTAGGAATGAAATAATTGGGAAAACCGTATTTGAAATATCTCCACCGGAACTTGCCGAAGTTTATAATGCAAAAGATATTGAATTGTTGGAAAATGGGGTTATTCAACGTTACGAGTTCCAAATAAAAACTAAACACGATCTAATTCGTGATGTTATCTTTAATAAAGCGGTCTTTACGGATAATAGTGGAAAAGTCAATGGACTTATCGGTACAATCCTCGATATCACCGAGCGCAAACAGGTCGAAGAGAAACTTCGAACGAGTGAAGCAAAGTTCAGGGCAGTGGCTGAATTATCTCCAATGGCAATCTATTCTTCAAGTGGCAGCGATCGAAAGGCAGTATATATAAATGATACTTTTTATAAAATATTCGGCTTTTCGATGGAGGATGTACCAACAGTTGGGCAATGGTGGATAAAAGCATTCCCTGATGAAAAATACCGACAAAAGGTAATTGATCAATGGGTATATAACATCGAACAAGCCAACAAAAACAACAGGGATGTTGAGGCATTGGAGTGCGTTTGTACCTGCAAGGATGGTTCAGAGAAAATTATCGTCTGGGTAGGCAAAACGATTGGCGAAGAATTCTGGGCGTTTGGATATGATATTACAGAGCGCAAACAGATGGAAAAATGGTTGATGGAAAGTGAAAAAGAATTTCGCACACTATCTGAGTCCATGCCACAGATCGTATGGATTACCACGGCAGACGGCTGGAATATTTATTTTAATAAGCAGTGGGTTGATTACACGGGAATGACACTTGAGGAAAGTTACGGTAATGGTTGGAACAAACCATTCCATCCTGAAGACCAGCAAAAAGCTTGGGATACATGGCAAAATGCGATAAAAAATAATGACATCTATTCAATTGAATCTCGCCTTCGCCGCGCAGATGGTGTATATAATTGGTTTCTGATCCGCGGTGTACCGTTGATGGATGAACATGGCAATATTCTCAAATGGTTTGGTACATGTACAGACATCAACGAAATAAAACATACAGAAGAAGAGATCAAAAAGAAAGCAACAGAGCTTGAACGCTTCAACCGTTTGGCTGCCGGAAGAGAAATAAAAATGATTGAATTAAAACAGAAGGTAAATGAACTTTCTGAACAACTTGGTCTTGCAAAGCCACACGCATTGGATTTCCTTACTGAAATAAAAAATGAAAATTCTAAAAACTTTAACAACAAATTACCTGGAGAAAAAATCTTATGA
- the kaiC gene encoding circadian clock protein KaiC: protein MKKNEELTEPKVLTKVLTGIQGLDEVTGGGLPKGRPTLVCGNAGCGKTLFAMEFLVHGAVLYNEPGVFMAFEETETELTTNVASLGFDLDKLVAEKKIVLDHVHIERSEIEETGEYDLEGLFIRLNHAIDSIGAKRVVLDTIESLFAGLPNPLILRAELRRLFRWLKVKGVTAIITGERGDGDLTRHGLEEYVSDCVIVLDHRVTEQTSVRRLRVVKYRGSVHGTNEYPFLIDASGFSVLPITSIGLAHIVSSERISTGVPRLDTMLSIEGYYRGSSVLVSGTAGTGKSSLASHFSLAACKRGERVLYFALEESADQIMRNMLSIGIDLKPWVEKGLLKFHAKRVTFYGLEAYLTVMHKEVNDFKPQVVILDPISSFIIGTNVIEAKAMIMRMIDFLKFNNITAFMTSLTSGSTDLEHTEINMSSLIDTWLLLRDIEIGGERNRGMYILKSRGMAHSNQIREFILTDHGAELLDVYVGQEGVLTGTARVAQEAKEKSNQLLRNQEIELKRRELVRKRKALEAQIALLQVEFEADEAEALKVIGFEEDRNNLLAQDENEMAKSRKADVDVKTEN, encoded by the coding sequence ATGAAAAAAAACGAAGAACTAACCGAGCCAAAAGTACTTACCAAAGTGCTAACCGGTATTCAGGGCTTGGACGAAGTTACTGGGGGAGGTTTACCAAAAGGAAGACCTACGCTTGTATGCGGCAACGCAGGCTGCGGAAAAACTCTTTTTGCAATGGAATTTCTCGTTCACGGAGCTGTACTCTACAATGAACCTGGTGTCTTTATGGCATTCGAGGAAACAGAAACAGAACTTACAACAAATGTTGCTTCACTTGGATTCGATTTAGACAAACTTGTTGCAGAAAAAAAGATTGTGCTCGATCATGTTCATATCGAACGGAGTGAAATAGAAGAGACCGGTGAATATGATTTAGAAGGATTGTTCATCCGGCTTAACCACGCAATTGACAGCATTGGTGCAAAGCGCGTTGTATTAGATACAATCGAATCATTATTTGCAGGTTTGCCCAACCCACTAATATTGCGCGCGGAACTCCGCCGGTTATTCCGCTGGTTAAAAGTGAAAGGTGTAACGGCTATAATAACCGGAGAGCGCGGTGATGGGGATCTTACACGGCATGGATTGGAAGAATATGTTTCTGATTGTGTAATTGTGTTAGACCATCGCGTTACAGAGCAAACATCCGTAAGACGGCTTCGGGTTGTAAAATATCGTGGTTCAGTGCATGGTACAAATGAGTATCCGTTCCTTATTGATGCGAGTGGATTTTCGGTTCTGCCTATTACCTCAATTGGTCTTGCGCACATCGTTTCTTCTGAACGAATTTCAACCGGAGTACCGCGTCTTGATACAATGCTTAGCATTGAAGGATACTACCGCGGAAGCAGTGTGCTTGTTTCCGGTACAGCCGGCACTGGTAAAAGCAGTCTTGCCTCCCACTTTTCTTTAGCTGCCTGTAAACGCGGGGAACGCGTTCTCTATTTTGCCCTGGAAGAATCTGCTGACCAGATAATGCGTAATATGCTTTCTATTGGGATTGATCTAAAGCCGTGGGTAGAAAAAGGATTACTAAAATTTCATGCAAAACGTGTTACCTTTTATGGTTTAGAAGCGTACCTTACAGTGATGCATAAAGAGGTAAATGATTTTAAACCGCAGGTTGTTATTCTGGATCCTATAAGCAGTTTTATTATTGGCACAAATGTAATTGAAGCAAAAGCCATGATAATGCGAATGATTGACTTCTTAAAATTCAATAATATAACAGCGTTTATGACCAGCCTTACCAGCGGCAGTACAGATTTAGAACATACAGAAATAAACATGTCATCTTTGATTGATACCTGGCTGCTATTGCGTGATATTGAAATTGGCGGCGAGCGTAACCGCGGAATGTACATTCTTAAATCGCGCGGTATGGCGCACTCAAATCAAATACGCGAATTCATATTGACCGACCATGGCGCTGAATTGCTTGATGTATATGTTGGGCAGGAGGGTGTGTTAACCGGAACTGCAAGGGTAGCACAGGAAGCTAAAGAAAAATCAAACCAATTATTACGCAACCAGGAAATAGAACTTAAACGACGCGAATTAGTACGCAAACGTAAAGCCTTGGAAGCCCAGATTGCCTTACTACAGGTTGAATTTGAAGCTGATGAAGCCGAAGCGCTTAAGGTTATTGGATTTGAAGAAGATAGAAATAATCTTTTAGCACAAGATGAAAATGAAATGGCTAAGAGCAGGAAAGCAGATGTTGATGTAAAAACAGAAAATTGA
- the kaiB gene encoding circadian clock protein KaiB: MKTNEVKSKTSKQQKEISKTENDKWILRLYVAGQTPKSITAFKNLKSICEDQLKGKYTIEVIDLIQNPHLSRDDQILAVPTLVRKLPVPVRKIIGDLSDTDRVLVGLDLMPRS; this comes from the coding sequence ATGAAAACCAATGAAGTAAAATCGAAAACCAGCAAGCAGCAAAAAGAAATTTCAAAAACAGAAAACGATAAATGGATATTGCGTTTGTATGTAGCTGGTCAAACCCCCAAATCAATAACAGCATTTAAAAATCTAAAATCTATTTGTGAGGATCAATTGAAAGGTAAATACACAATTGAAGTGATTGACCTTATACAGAACCCACATCTAAGCCGAGATGACCAAATACTTGCAGTACCAACTTTAGTAAGGAAATTACCAGTTCCGGTTAGAAAGATAATTGGTGACTTATCAGACACAGACCGTGTATTAGTTGGATTAGATTTGATGCCAAGAAGTTAA
- the kaiB gene encoding circadian clock protein KaiB, protein MNNVKKEIKISTEQFEAAIVKEKKENYLLRLYVTGTTPQSARAIINIQKICEEYLKGRYSLEVIDLYQKPNLTKGDQIIAVPTLLRKLPPPIRRIIGDLSNRERVLIGLDLREVKKK, encoded by the coding sequence ATGAACAATGTTAAAAAAGAAATAAAAATTTCTACCGAACAATTTGAAGCGGCGATTGTAAAGGAGAAAAAAGAAAATTACTTGTTACGGTTATATGTAACCGGTACAACTCCTCAATCCGCCCGGGCAATTATCAACATACAAAAGATTTGTGAAGAATATCTGAAAGGACGATATAGCCTGGAAGTGATAGACCTCTACCAGAAACCCAACTTAACCAAAGGAGATCAGATAATTGCTGTGCCAACGCTTCTTAGAAAATTACCTCCTCCTATACGCCGGATAATCGGAGATTTGTCCAATCGAGAGCGGGTGCTTATCGGGCTCGATTTGCGGGAAGTAAAGAAAAAGTGA